Proteins from one Pseudoliparis swirei isolate HS2019 ecotype Mariana Trench chromosome 22, NWPU_hadal_v1, whole genome shotgun sequence genomic window:
- the cpvl gene encoding probable serine carboxypeptidase CPVL gives MRLWMETLRLLFLWACLDSVHSRTCSSSFFCRKSHRVSGLNGVDPGSPLFLTPYLEKGDIDEARKLSLVGDLPGANVKSYAGYLTVNKKYNSNMFFWFFPALMANPDQAPVLLWLQGGPGGTSMFGLFVEHGPYVVYKNLTVGFRDYAWTSSYSVLYVDNPVGTGFSFTDDDKGFAQNQDDVGRDLYSALTQFFQIFPEYQSNEFYATGESYAGKYVPAISYYIHKNNPTAKVKINFMGMAIGDGLCDPELMLGGYGDFMYQTGLIDEHQRQYVVQQTDLGVELIHQQKWVEAFQVFDSLLNGDVAPYPSFFQNATGCTNYYNYMTCREPEDQEYFSRFVTLPAVRRAIHVGNLTFHDGSEVEKHLLQDVMKSIKPWLGVLMDNYRVLIYSGQLDVIVAAPLTERFLPTVNWSGAAEFKTAPRFHWRVQPSDTEVAGYVRQVGEFYQVIIRGGGHILPYDQPARSFDMIDRFLSTRGWV, from the exons ATGAG GCTGTGGATGGAAACCCTGCGGCTTCTCTTTCTCTGGGCCTGTCTGGACTCTGTGCACTCACGGACCTGCTCGTCGTCTTTTTTCTGCCGGAAATCTCACCGTGTGAGCGGCCTGAATGGAGTCGACCCCGGgtcccccctcttcctcactccGTACCTGGAGAAGGGCGACATAGATGAAG CCAGGAAACTGAGCCTGGTAGGAGATCTGCCAGGTGCCAACGTCAAGAGCTATGCTGGCTacctcactgtcaacaagaAATACAACAGCAACATGTTCTTCTGGTTCTTCCCTGCACTGATG GCAAACCCAGATCAAGCTCCGGTGCTGCTCTGGCTGCAAGGCGGGCCCGGTGGCACCTCCATGTTCGGTCTGTTTGTGGAACACGGACCGTATGTGGTGTACAAGAATTTGACTG ttgGTTTTAGGGACTACGCGTGGACCTCAAGTTATTCCGTTTTGTACGTTGACAATCCG GTTGGGACAGGTTTCAGCTTCACGGATGACGATAAAGGTTTTGCTCAAAACCAGGATGACGTTGGCCGAGATCTGTACAG TGCTTTAACACAGTTCTTCCAGATATTTCCTGAGTATCAGTCCAATGAGTTCTATGCTACTGGAGag TCATATGCAGGAAAGTATGTTCCTGCCATCTCTTACTACATCCATAAAAACAACCCCACTGCCAAAGTGAAAATCAACTTTATGGGGATGGCTATCGGGGACGGGCTCTGTGATCCAGAACTG ATGCTGGGTGGTTATGGTGACTTCATGTACCAAACAGGCTTGATAGACGAACACCAGAGGCAGTACGTCGTCCAGCAGACAGACTTGGGGGTTGAATTGATCCATCAGCAGAAGTGGGTGGAGGCTTTTCAG GTTTTTGATAGTTTGCTGAATGGGGACGTGGCACCGTATCCCTCCTTCTTCCAAAACGCGACGGGCTGCACTAACTACTATAACTACATGACCTGTCGG GAGCCCGAGGACCAGGAGTACTTCTCCCGGTTTGTGACTCTGCCGGCGGTGCGTCGGGCCATCCATGTGGGGAACCTGACGTTCCACGACGGCTCGGAGGTGGAGAAGCACCTTCTGCAGGATGTCATGAAGAGCATCAAGCCGTGGCTGGGGGTCTTGATGGACAACTATAGG GTCTTAATCTACAGCGGTCAGCTGGATGTAATTGTAGCAGCTCCACTGACCGAGAGGTTCCTGCCGACTGTCAACTGGAGCGGGGCGGCCGAGTTCAAAACGGCACCTCGATTCCACTGGAGGGTTCAGCCCAGCGACACAGAGGTGGCTGGTTACGTGAGACAAGTGGGAGAGTTTTACCAG GTCATCATCCGAGGAGGGGGACACATTCTGCCTTACGACCAGCCGGCGAGGTCCTTTGACATGATCGACAGATTCCTTTCAACGCGGGGCTGGGTGTGA